A region of Plutella xylostella chromosome 29, ilPluXylo3.1, whole genome shotgun sequence DNA encodes the following proteins:
- the LOC125491019 gene encoding uncharacterized protein LOC125491019, translated as MCAAFSPFVGNISSFDHQQQDWSTFKSRLEQFFLANGINEESDKSGVKRRAILLSALTDDSFKLASNLVLPNTLDKVSFQNIIDVLDAHFIPKRCGFAERSKFYAASQQQGESYAQWAVRLRGLAAHCNFKHLEDALLDKFVMGMAAGPEREKIFTLDIKELTLSAAVDQAESVRCARAAAAASAPAGTSGGGDVLFKIEGVSKSQPDTDRVKCAVCGRKNHKTSECRFARYKCKKCNSKGHLRKMCNKVNYVGEDNVSEGDDVLTE; from the exons ATGTGTGCAGCATTTTCTCCGTTTGTCGGAAATATTTCCAGTTTCGACCACCAACAACAGGATTGGTCTACGTTTAAGAGTAGACTGGAGCAGTTTTTCCTGGCAAATGGAATAAATGAAGAATCCGATAAATCGGGAGTTAAGAGGCGCGCCATATTGTTGAGTGCACTCACAGACGATTCCTTCAAATTGGCGAGTAATTTGGTTTTACCCAATACGTTGGACAAAGTGAGCTTCCAAAACATTATTGATGTGTTGGACGCCCATTTCATACCAAAACGGTGCGGATTTGCTGAAAGGAGTAAATTCTACGCCGCGTCCCAACAGCAGGGGGAGTCGTACGCACAATGGGCGGTCCGTTTAAGAGGCCTCGCCGCTCATTGTAACTTTAAACATTTAGAGGACGCCTTACTCGATAAATTCGTGATGGGCATGGCAGCGGGACCTGAACGCGAGAAAATCTTCACCTTGGACATAAAGGAACTGACATTGTCAGCGGCGGTGGACCAGGCGGAGAGCGTGCggtgcgcgcgcgcggcggcggcggcgagtgcACCAGCGGGGaccagcggcggcggcgacgttCTATTTAAAATAGAAGGAGTGTCGAAATCGCAACCCGACACAGATCGAGTGAAATGTGCAGTGTGTGGACGCAAAAACCACAAAACTAGCGAGTGCCGGTTCGCTAGGTACAAGTGCAAAAAGTGCAATTCTAAAGGTCACCTACGCAAAATGTgtaataaagtaaattatgtCGGCGAAGACAATGTAAGCGAGGGCGATGACG TGCTTACAGAATAA